One window from the genome of Cricetulus griseus strain 17A/GY chromosome 2, alternate assembly CriGri-PICRH-1.0, whole genome shotgun sequence encodes:
- the Fancg gene encoding Fanconi anemia group G protein (The RefSeq protein has 1 substitution compared to this genomic sequence) yields the protein MSSQIMSALSQTSSSTLDLWKDKNDRLVEQARQLTGGSRLSLRRQQLAQDTLEGFRELLLTLQGLPAAVPALPLELTVICNYIILGASLAQGFTEDLTQDVQRGLERVLETQSQLEPKLQQGLQGLWHSVLSASSLLPKLLPALHCLASLQAIFWMCTDHLGDLALLLQTLNGIQTETSEDLLLLIKSWSPPPEKSDAPLILQDAEGLRDVLLTTLACRQGLQELITGSLPRALSRLHEAASGVCPPSVLVQVYTALGTCLRKMGNPQRALLYLTAALKVGTTCALPLLEASRIYRQLGDTAAELESLELLVEALSATHSATHSSTLKFHIEVELLLPKPDPASPLHCGTQSQAKRLLASRCLQTGRAEDAAEHYLDLLAMLLGSSEPRFSLPTSSPGPCIPELCLEAAAALIQASRAPDALTVCEELLSRISSLIPKTSLWENARKRTKELPYCPIWISATHLLQGQAWSQLKARKEALSEFSQCLELLFRALPEDKEQGAGSNCEQKCWPDVALKQLQVAALLSRGLEWIASGQDTKALSDFLLSVQICPGNRDGSFYLLQTLKRLERRNEAAAFWREAQNQPLQEEATWSLPLYLETCLSWIHPPNCEALLKEFGTSLL from the exons AGGTCCAGCCAGATCATGTCAGCCCTCTCACAAACATCTTCTAGTACCCTGGACCTGTGGAAGGATAAGAATGACCGGCTCGTTGAACAGGCTAGG CAGCTGACTGGGGGTTCTCGTCTGTCTCTGAGGCGACAGCAGTTGGCTCAAGACACACTAGAAGGGTTTAGGGAGCTCCTCCTCACTTTGCAAG GACTCCCTGCTGCTGTTCCTGCTCTCCCCTTGGAGCTGACTGTCATCTGTAATTACATAATCCTGGGGGCTAGCCTGGCCCAGGGTTTCACTGAAGACCTTACCCAGGATGTCCAAAGGGGCCTAGAGagag TGCTGGAGACCCAGAGTCAGCTGGAGCCCAAGTTGCAGCAGGGACTCCAGGGGCTGTGGCACtctgtgctctctgcctcctccctcctgccAAAGCTGCTACCTGCCTTACACTGCCTGGCCAGCCTTCAAGCTATCTTCTGGATGTGTACTGACCACCTGGGGGACCTGGCCTTGTTGCTGCAAACCCTAAATGGCATCCAG ACTGAGACCTCTGAGGATCTGCTACTACTGATAAAATCCTGGAGCCCTCCCCCTGAGAAGTCAGATGCTCCATTGATTCTGCAGGATGCTGAGGGTTTGAGGGATGTCCTTTTGACAACACTTGCCTGCCGCCAAG GCCTCCAGGAGCTAATCACAGGGAGCCTACCCCGAGCACTGAGCAGGCTGCATGAAGCAGCCTCAGGCGTGTGTCCACCATCTGTGTTAGTTCAGGTGTACACAGCGCTGGGGACCTGTCTCCGTAAGATG ggaaatccacagagagcACTGCTCTACTTGACTGCAGCCTTGAAGGTGGGTACAACCTGTGCCCTTCCACTTCTGGAGGCGTCTAGAATATATCGGCAACTAGGAGACACTGCAGCAGAGCTGGAGAGTTTAGAGCTGCTGGTTGAG gCCTTGAGTGCCACTCATAGTGCCACTCATAGTTCAACGCTCAAATTTCATATTGAGGTAGAATTGCTACTTCCAAAACCTGACCCAGCCTCTCCTCTTCATTGTGGCACACAGAGCCAGGCCAAGCGCCTGCTAGCAAGTCGGTGTCTACAGACAGGGAG GGCAGAAGATGCTGCAGAACATTACTTGGACCTGCTAGCTATGTTGCTGGGTAGCTCAGAGCCAAGG TtctccctgcccacctcctctccAGGGCCTTGTATACCAGAGTTGTGTCTGGAGGCTGCAGCGGCGCTGATACAGGCAAGCCGAGCCCCAGATGCTTTGACTGTATGTGAGGAGCTGCTCAGCCGAATCTCATCTCTAATTCCCAAGACGTCCTTGTGGGAAAATGCCAGAAAAAGAACTAAAGAACTGCCATACTGCCCGATCTGGATCTCTGCTACCCACCTGCTTCAGGGCCAGGCCTGGTCACAACTAAAGGCTCGAAAAGAAGCACTTAGTGAGTTTAGCCA GTGTCTTGAGCTCCTCTTTCGGGCCCTGCCTGAGGACAAAGAACAAg GGGCAGGCTCCAACTGTGAGCAGAAGTGTTGGCCTGATGTGGCACTGAAACAGCTTCAAGTAGCTGCTCTGCTTAGTCGTGGGCTGGAATGGATAGCCAGTGGCCAGGATACCAAAGCCTTAAGTGACTTCCTCCTTAGTGTGCAGATATGCCCAG GCAATAGAGATGGTTCCTTTTACCTGCTTCAGACTCTGAAAAGATTGGAACGGAGGAATGAGGCCGCTGCTTTTTGGAGGGAGGCCCAAAATCAACCACTACAGGAAGAAGCCACTTG GTCTCTTCCACTGTACTTAGAAACCTGTTTGAGCTGGATCCATCCCCCTAACTGTGAAGCTCTCCTTAAGGAGTTTGGAACATCTCTGCTATAA
- the Vcp gene encoding transitional endoplasmic reticulum ATPase isoform X2, with product MASGADSKGDDLSTAILKQKNRPNRLIVDEAINEDNSVVSLSQPKMDELQLFRGDTVLLKGKKRREAVCIVLSDDTCSDEKIRMNRVVRNNLRVRLGDVISIQPCPDVKYGKRIHVLPIDDTVEGITGNLFEVYLKPYFLEAYRPIRKGDIFLVRGGMRAVEFKVVETDPSPYCIVAPDTVIHCEGEPIKREDEEESLNEVGYDDIGGCRKQLAQIKEMVELPLRHPALFKAIGVKPPRGILLYGPPGTGKTLIARAVANETGAFFFLINGPEIMSKLAGESESNLRKAFEEAEKNAPAIIFIDELDAIAPKREKTHGEVERRIVSQLLTLMDGLKQRAHVIVMAATNRPNSIDPALRRFGRFDREVDIGIPDATGRLEILQIHTKNMKLADDVDLEQVANETHGHVGADLAALCSEAALQAIRKKMDLIDLEDETIDAEVMNSLAVTMDDFRWALSQSNPSALRETVVEVPQVTWEDIGGLEDVKRELQELVQYPVEHPDKFLKFGMTPSKGVLFYGPPGCGKTLLAKAIANECQANFISIKGPELLTMWFGESEANVREIFDKARQAAPCVLFFDELDSIAKARGGNIGDGGGAADRVINQILTEMDGMSTKKNVFIIGATNRPDIIDPAILRPGRLDQLIYIPLPDEKSRVAILKANLRKSPVAKDVDLEFLAKMTNGFSGADLTEICQRACKLAIRESIESEIRRERERQTNPSAMEVEEDDPVPEIRRDHFEEAMRFARRSVSDNDIRKYEMFAQTLQQSRGFGSFRFPSGNQGGAGPSQGSGGGTGGSVYTEDNDDDLYG from the exons ATGGCCTCTGGAGCCGA ttcaaaAGGTGATGATTTATCAACAGCCATTCTCAAACAAAAGAACCGTCCCAATCGGTTAATTGTTGATGAAGCCATCAATGAAGATAACAGTGTGGTGTCCttgtcccag CCCAAGATGGATGAGCTGCAGTTGTTCCGAGGTGACACAGTATTgctaaaaggaaagaagagacgGGAAGCTGTGTGTATTGTACTTTCTGATGACACATGTTCTGATGAGAAGATTCGAATGAATAGAGTTGTTCGGAATAACCTCCGTGTTCGCCTAGGGGATGTcatcag CATCCAGCCATGCCCTGATGTAAAGTATGGCAAACGTATCCACGTGCTACCCATCGATGACACGGTGGAAGGCATCACTGGCAATCTCTTTGAGGTATACCTTAAGCCCTACTTCCTGGAAGCTTATCGACCTATCCGTAAAG GAGATATTTTCCTTGTCCGGGGTGGGATGCGTGCTGTGGAGTTCAAAGTAGTAGAGACAGATCCCAGCCCTTACTGTATTGTTGCTCCAGACACAGTGATCCACTGTGAAGGGGAGCCAATCAAGCGAGAG GATGAGGAAGAGTCTCTGAATGAAGTAGGCTATGATGACATTGGTGGCTGCAGGAAGCAGCTAGCTCAGATAAAGGAGATGGTGGAACTGCCACTGAGACATCCTGCACTCTTTAAGGCAATTGGTGTGAAG CCTCCTCGAGGAATCTTGCTATATGGACCTCCTGGGACAGGGAAAACCCTGATTGCCCGAGCTGTGGCAAATGAAACTGGAGCCTTCTTCTTCTTGATCAATG GACCTGAGATCATGAGCAAATTGGCTGGTGAATCTGAGAGCAACCTTCGTAAAGCCTTTGAGGAAGCTGAAAAGAATGCTCCTGCTATAATCTTCATTGATGAGCTTGATGCCATTGCGCCCAAAAGAGAGAAA ACTCACGGGGAAGTAGAGCGTCGTATCGTGTCTCAGTTGTTGACCCTTATGGATGGCCTGAAGCAGAGAGCACATGTGATAGTTATGGCAGCAACCAATAGACCCAATAGCATTGACCCGGCCCTACGGCGATTTG GTCGCTTTGACAGAGAGGTAGATATTGGAATCCCTGATGCTACAGGACGCTTGGAAATTCTTCAGATCCATACCAAGAACATGAAACTGGCAGATGATGTGGACTTGGAACAG GTAGCCAATGAGACTCATGGCCATGTAGGTGCTGATTTGGCAGCCCTGTGTTCAGAGGCTGCTCTGCAGGCCATCCGGAAAAAAATGGACCTTATTGATCTTGAGGATGAGACCattgatgcagaggtcatgaattcCTTGGCAGTTACTATGGATGATTTCCGG TGGGCCTTGAGTCAAAGCAACCCATCAGCACTTCGGGAAACTGTGGTAGAGGTGCCACAAGTAACCTGGGAAGACATTGGAGGCTTGGAAGATGTCAAACGGGAGCTTCAGGAACTGGTTCAG taTCCTGTGGAGCATCCAGACAAATTCCTCAAATTTGGAATGACCCCTTCCAAAGGTGTTCTCTTCTATGGACCTCCTGGTTGTGGGAAGACCTTGCTGGCCAAAGCCATTGCTAATGAATGCCAGGCTAACTTCATCTCTATCAAGGGTCCTGAGCTGCTCACCATGTGGTTTGGGGAATCTGAGGCCAATGTCAGGGAAATTTTTGACAAG gcACGGCAAGCTGCCCCCTGTGTACTATTCTTTGATGAGTTAGATTCAATTGCCAAGGCTCGTGGTGGTAATATTGGAGATGGTGGTGGAGCTGCTGACCGAGTCATCAATCAGATCCTGACAGAAATGGATGGCATGTCCACAAAAAAGAATGTGTTTATCATTGGAGCTACCAACCGGCCTGACATCATTGATCCTGCTATCCTAAGACCTGGCCGTCTTGATCAGCTCATCTATATCCCACTTCCTGATGAGAAGTCCCGTGTTGCCATCCTGAAGGCTAACCTGCGCAAGTCTCCAGTTGCCAAG GATGTGGATTTGGAGTTCCTGGCTAAGATGACAAATGGCTTTTCTGGAGCTGATCTGACAGAGATTTGCCAACGTGCTTGTAAACTGGCCATTCGTGAATCTATTGAGAGTGAGATTAGGCGAGAACGAGAGAGGCAGACAAATCCATCAGCTATG GAAGTAGAAGAGGATGATCCAGTGCCTGAGATTCGCAGAGACCACTTTGAAGAAGCCATGCGCTTTGCTCGTCGTTCTGTCAGTGATAATGACATTCGAAAGTATGAAATGTTCGCCCAGACACTTCAGCAAAGTCGAGGTTTTGGCAGCTTCAg ATTCCCTTCAGGGAACCAGGGTGGAGCTGGCCCCAGCCAGGGCAGTGGCGGTGGCACAGGTGGCAGTGTGTACACAGAAGACAATGACGATGACCTGTATGGCTAA